Proteins encoded by one window of Gopherus evgoodei ecotype Sinaloan lineage unplaced genomic scaffold, rGopEvg1_v1.p scaffold_32_arrow_ctg1, whole genome shotgun sequence:
- the LOC115640735 gene encoding zinc finger protein 850-like codes for MGRAEGNFSKCLEQEEAWRNWQRSRLLGNHSREQMDESVIYGEGHRNPTAWQTTPREDKSYDYLGSVTLQAINTGEKTLQWLDCGENFSKCSDPANHGRSHPGERPCQCPEGKNCLNWKSAPITHQKTHTGDRPHKCLDCGKSFRWRSAFVNHQRIHTGERPHKCLDCGKSFIQRSNLVTHQAIHTRERPHKCLDCGKSFTWRSALVKHLAIHTGERPHKCLDCGKSFTCRSALVRHLAIHTGERPHKCLDCGKSFTCRSALVRHLVVHTSERPHKCLYCGKSFIEKSALDKHQAVHTRERPHKCLDCGKSFIERSALVKHQAIHTRERPHKCLDCGKSFIERSALVKHQAIHTRERPHKCLDCGKSFTCRSALVIHLAIHTGERPYRCLDCGKSFIRRSALVRHEAVHTGDRPHKCLDCGKSFIERSALVSHQRIHTGERPHKCLDCGKSFIQRSGLVSHQKIHTGERPHKCLDCGKSFLYRSNLVNHQAIHTGERLHKCLDCGKSFIQRSVLLSHQRIHTGESPHKCLDCGQSFLYRSNLVNHQAIHTGERPHKCLDCGKSFLYRSKLVNHQAIHTGERLHKCLDCGKSFIQRSVLLSHQRIHTGESPHKCLDCGKSFLYRSNLVNHQAIHTGERPHKCLDCGKSFIQRSNLLTHQAIHTGERPHKCLDCGKSFIRRSSLLIHQALHTGERPHKCLDCGKSFIRRSDLLVHQAVHSRERPHKCLDCGKSFLQQSHLLMHQAVHTGGGHKCLNCGKSFTYRSALVTHKRLHMGERPHKCLDCGKSFIQRSNLVKHQRIHTGERPYKCLHCEKSFRWRSAFVNHRRIHTGETPHKCLDCGKSFTWRSALVKHQVVHTRGKP; via the coding sequence ATGGGAAGAGCTGAAGGGAATTTCTCCAAGTGCTTGGAACAGGAAGAAGCCTGGAGAAATTGGCAGAGGTCAAGGCTGCTGGGAAACCACTCAAGGGAGCAAATGGATGAATCTGTTATATATGGGGAAGGACACAGGAATCCCACAGCCTGGCAGACAACCCCGAGGGAAGACAAAAGCTATGACTACCTCGGTTCTGTTACGCTTCAGGCAATAAATACTGGAGAGAAAACACTTCAATGGTTGGACTGTGGGGAAAACTTCAGTAAGTGTTCAGATCCTGCTAACCATGGGAGAAGCCacccgggagagagaccctgTCAGTGCCCTGAGGGCAAGAATTGTTTGAATTGGAAGTCAGCACCGATTACACATCAGAAAACCCACACTGGAGACAGACCacataagtgcttagactgtgggaaaagtttcagatGGAGATCAGCCTTTGTtaatcatcagagaatccacaccggagagagaccccataagtgcttggattgtgggaaaagtttcatacagaggtcAAACCTTGTTacacatcaggcaatccacaccagggagagaccccataagtgcttagactgtgggaaaagtttcacatgGAGATCAGCCCTTGTTAAACATCTGGCAATCCACaccggagagagaccccataagtgcttagattgtgggaaaagtttcacatgCAGATCAGCCCTTGTTAGACATCTggcaatccacactggagagagaccccataagtgcttggactgtgggaaaagtttcacatgCAGATCAGCCCTTGTTAGACATCTGGTAGTCCACACCAgcgagagaccccataagtgcttgtactgtgggaaaagtttcatagaGAAGTCAGCCCTTGATAAACATCAGGCAGTCCACAccagagagagaccccacaagtgcttggactgtgggaaaagtttcatagaGAGGTCAgcccttgttaaacatcaggcaatccacaccagagagagaccccacaagtgcttggactgtgggaaaagtttcatagaGAGGTCAgcccttgttaaacatcaggcaatccacaccagagagagaccccacaagtgcttagactgtgggaaaagtttcacatgCAGATCAGCCCTTGTAATACATCTGGCAATCCACaccggagagagaccctataggtgcttggactgtgggaaaagtttcatacggaGGTCAGCCCTTGTTAGACATGAAGCAGTCCACACTGGAGATAGACCtcataagtgcttggactgtgggaaaagtttcatagaGAGGTCAGCCCTTGtttcacatcagagaatccacacaggggagagaccccacaagtgcttagactgtgggaaaagtttcatacagaggtcAGGCCTTGTttcacatcagaaaatccacacaggggagagaccccacaagtgcttagactgtgggaaaagtttcctaTATAGGTCAAACCTTGTTAATCATCAGGCaatccatacaggagagagacTCCATAAGTgtttagactgtgggaaaagtttcatacagaggtcAGTCCTTCtttcacatcagagaatccacacaggagagagcccCCACAAGTGCCTGGACTGTGGGCAAAGTTTCCTATATAGGTCAAACCTTGTTAATCATCAGGCAATTCATACAGGAGAGAGACCTCacaagtgcttagactgtgggaaaagtttcctaTATAGGTCAAAACTTGTTAATCATCAGGCaatccatacaggagagagacTCCATAAGTgtttagactgtgggaaaagtttcatacagaggtcAGTCCTTCtttcacatcagagaatccacacaggggagagccCCCACAAGTGcctagactgtgggaaaagtttcctaTATAGGTCAAACCTTGTTaatcatcaggcaatccacacaggagagagaccccacaagtgcttagactgtgggaaaagtttcatacagaggtcAAACCTTCTAacacatcaggcaatccacaccggagagagaccccacaagtgcttagactgtgggaaaagttttatacGGAGGTCAAGCCTACTAATACATCAGGCActgcacactggagagagaccccacaaatgcttagactgtgggaaaagtttcatacgaAGGTCAGACCTTCTTGTGCATCAGGCAGTCCACagcagagagagaccccataaatgcttagactgtgggaaaagtttcctaCAGCAATCACACCTTCTTATGCATCAGGCAGTCCACACCGGAGGAGGACATAAGTGCTtaaactgtgggaaaagtttcacataTAGGTCAGCCCTGGTTACACATAAGAGATTACACATGGgggagagaccccataagtgcttagactgtggaaaaagtttcatacagaggtcaaaccttgttaaacatcagagaatacacactggagagagaccctataagtGCTTACACTGTGAGAAAAGTTTCAGATGGAGGTCAGCTTTTGTTAAtcatcggagaatccacacaggagagacaccccacaagtgcttggactgtgggaaaagtttcacatgGAGGTCAGCCCTTGTTAAACATCAAGTAGTCCATACAAGAGGGAAACCATAA
- the LOC115640786 gene encoding zinc finger protein RFP-like, translating to MATEDPVEHLQDEVACPICLEYFKDPVIIECGHNFCRACITQCWERSATAASCPQCRETVQQSNLRPNRQLANIVEIAKRLSFRAAEGAGGERVSGEHQEVLKLFCEEDQTPICVVCDRSPTHCAHRVVPVEKAAQEYKEKIQAHWKTLREEREKLLGFKLTGEGKNWEYLKQIQEERQKIVSEFQQLRQFLEEQERLLLVWLEKLDKEIVKIWNENNTKLSEEISRLSELISELEGKYQKPASEFLPDVRCTLRRCKKGKFQQPVDISPELEVRLNHFSQKTVALMEILRKFKDTLPSALETTKAGSLGAHTQANVTLDPDTAHLNLVLSEDLRGVKWEEIQQELPDNPERFDTEPSVLGWEGFTSGRHCWEMEVGDRGGWVVGVAKESVRRRGEIRPGEGIWAVGYVLDQFWALTSPATHLPLSWVPSRIRVCLDCDQGQVTFIDAGDGAPIFTFPPGSVPGERIRPWFWVLGVGSRLRLCP from the exons ATGGCCACAGAGGACCCTGTGGAACATCTCCAGGATGAAGTTGCTTGTCCCATCTGTCTGGAGTATTTTAAGGACCCAGTGATCATAGAGTGTGGGCACAATTTCTGCCGAGCCTGCAtcacccagtgctgggagcgaTCGGCTACAGCCGCCTCCTGCCCTCAGTGCAGAGAAACTGTGCAGCAGAGCAACCTCAGGCCCAACAGGCAGCTGGCAAATATTGTAGAAATAGCCAAACGGCTGAGTTTCCGGGCAgcagagggagcaggaggagagaggGTGTCTGGGGAACACCAGGAGGTTCTGAAACTGTTCTGCGAAGAGGATCAAACCCCCATCTGTGTGGTGTGCGACAGATCCCCGACTCACTGCGCTCACAGAGTGGTTCCTGTAGAGAAGGCTGCCCAGGAGTATAAG GAAAAAATCCAGGCCCATTGGAAGACTTTgcgggaagagagagaaaagctgctGGGATTTAAACTGACTGGAGAGGGGAAAAACTGGGAGTATCTG AAACAGATACAAGAGGAGAGGCAGAAAATTGTTTCTGAATTTCAGCAACTGAGGCAGTTCCTGGAGGAACAGGAGCGACTCCTGCTCGTCTGGCTGGAAAAGCTGGACAAGGAGATAGTGAAGATATGGAATGAAAATAACACCAAACTCTCAGAGGAGATTTCCCGTCTCAGTGAGCTGATCAGTGAGCTGGAGGGGAAGTATCAGAAGCCAGCGAGTGAATTCCTGCCG GATGTCAGATGCACCCTGAGGAG GTGTAAGAAGGGGAAGTTCCAGCAGCCAGTGGACATTTCTCCTGAACTGGAAGTGAGGCTCAACCATTTCTCCCAGAAAACTGTTGCCCTAATGGAGATTCTGAGGAAATTCAAAG ACACTCTGCCGTCTGCACTAGAGACAACAAAAGCGGGATCCCTAGGAGCGCACACACAAG CGaatgtgactctggatccagacacggCTCATCTCAATCTTGTCTTGTCTGAGGATTTGAGAGGTGTAAAGTGGGAAGAAATACAGCAGGAGCTGCCTGACAACCCTGAGAGATTTGATACTGAGCCCTCCGTGCTGGGCTGGGAGGGATTCACCTCGGGGAGACATTGCTGGGAGATGGAGGTGGGAGATAGGGGAGGTTGGGTTGTGGGGGTGGCCAAAGAGTctgtgaggaggaggggagagatccGCCCCGGAGAGGGGATCTGGGCTGTGGGGTATGTATTGGATCAGTTCTGGGCTCTTACCTCCCCTGCGACACATCTGCCCCTGAGTTGGGTCCCCAGCAGGATCCGGGTTTGTCTGGACTGTGACCAGGGGCAGGTGACATTTATCGATGCTGGTGATGGGGCCCCGATCTTCACTTTCCCGCCGGGCTCTGTCCCTGGGGAGAGAATCCGACCCTGGTTCTGGGTGCTGGGGGTTGGGTCCCGGCTCAGACTGTGTCCCTGA